The following proteins are encoded in a genomic region of Amphiura filiformis chromosome 11, Afil_fr2py, whole genome shotgun sequence:
- the LOC140163693 gene encoding D-inositol 3-phosphate glycosyltransferase-like, with protein MISVHGNPLVPDYDLGSDGKGGQNVYVREVGKELSKLNCDVTWLTRSESPREVGTINLSSTLRCQYIIAGPQEHINRDLLFQYLEEFIEEIDGSKYDVLLTNYWLSGFVGLLLQMKYGLMQAHIHHSLGAVKYKHVNMPSIGPMRLHIEDLINKHVNCMIHQTSSEVKMCSSTNPTIIKPGINTARFQKLDRNTAKSVLGFDEDVINVLYAGRFASQKGIQFALDALNSSKVPHRFRLIGNKHDKSGTLDLTSSDPRVEFLGSKTPDELALYMAGSDILVMPSLYEPFGIVAIEAMAAGCCLIVSATGGLDEIVEHGVNGFKVPPGDAKSIQEAFEVMAADSSMRAAMHATNVEEAKQHSWQETASQIRQELSMIATVPFLKRRVSGKPGRDIMKNILDGRVDQSCK; from the coding sequence ATGATCTCTGTCCACGGCAACCCATTAGTCCCCGATTACGATCTTGGTTCAGACGGAAAGGGTGGTCAAAATGTCTACGTCCGTGAAGTAGGTAAAGAGTTGTCTAAACTTAACTGTGATGTCACCTGGCTGACCAGGAGCGAGTCACCGCGAGAAGTTGGTACTATCAATTTGTCTTCGACTTTACGATGTCAGTACATTATAGCAGGTCCACAGGAGCACATCAATCGAGATTTGCTGTTCCAATACCTGGAAGAGTTCATTGAGGAGATTGATGGTTCAAAGTATGATGTTCTTTTGACTAACTACTGGTTAAGCGGATTCGTTGGACTGCTCTTACAAATGAAATATGGACTTATGCAAGCGCATATACATCATTCCTTAGGAGCAGTCAAATACAAGCACGTTAACATGCCATCAATTGGCCCCATGCGTCTTCACATTGAAGATCTGATTAATAAACACGTCAATTGTATGATCCATCAAACCTCGAGTGAAGTGAAAATGTGCAGTTCTACTAACCCTACAATAATCAAACCCGGCATTAACACTGCACGATTTCAAAAACTGGATAGAAACACGGCCAAATCTGTTTTAGGATTTGACGAGGATGTCATCAATGTTCTTTACGCAGGACGATTTGCATCTCAAAAGGGAATCCAATTCGCTCTCGATGCTTTAAACAGCAGCAAAGTGCCTCATAGATTTCGGTTAATCGGCAATAAGCATGATAAAAGCGGTACATTAGATTTGACGAGCTCAGATCCACGTGTTGAGTTTCTTGGTTCAAAAACGCCGGACGAACTGGCTTTGTACATGGCCGGTTCAGATATCCTAGTCATGCCATCTCTGTATGAGCCATTTGGTATTGTCGCTATCGAAGCCATGGCTGCTGGTTGCTGCTTAATCGTATCAGCTACAGGCGGTCTGGACGAAATCGTCGAACATGGCGTCAATGGTTTCAAAGTTCCACCAGGTGACGCTAAATCAATACAGGAAGCGTTTGAGGTCATGGCTGCTGATTCTTCAATGAGAGCAGCAATGCATGCCACTAACGTGGAAGAAGCCAAACAGCATAGCTGGCAAGAGACAGCAAGTCAAATCCGACAAGAGCTGTCAATGATTGCAACCGTTCCTTTTCTAAAACGGCGAGTATCGGGTAAACCAGGTAGAGATATCATGAAGAATATACTGGACGGACGCGTAGACCAAAGTTGCAAGTAA